A part of Neoarius graeffei isolate fNeoGra1 chromosome 22, fNeoGra1.pri, whole genome shotgun sequence genomic DNA contains:
- the LOC132870627 gene encoding piggyBac transposable element-derived protein 4-like: MVERHTVQEVLDLIFQDEDSDLDEDVSEQEDQLEENSDYSHSDDDDDDDDDDDDDANDEENEQAVGETVMSKNNAIIWSSLPHTVAGRMAGENVIRMTPGPTRLAISQAFGILSTFQLFLPVAIERIVIEMTNREGIKRYGQEWKTIDVTQLHAYIGLLILAGIYRSKGEAASSLWNADTGRPIFRATMSLEMFRTISAVIRFDNRETRPVRRVTDKLAAIRDVWDKWVERLPLMYNPGPEVTVDERLVPFRGRCPFRQYMPSKPGKYGIKLWAACDARSSYAWNMQVYTGKPAGGTPERKQGKRVVLEMTEGLRGHNVTCDNFFTSYELGQELLKKKMTMVGTVRRNKPELPPTLVTTRGREVFSSKFAFTHDTTVVSYMPKKNKNVILMSTLHKAAEISTREDRKPTMILEYNANKGGVDNLDKVTGTYSCKRRTARWPLAIFHNIIDISTYNSFVIWRELNPTWRASVRNWRRHFLEELGKALVTPCMQKRQHLPRTAASAALVRAVQPPQPGTGTDVPHEDNRRGQKRKRCNFCPPKKHCKTGTTCCKCRKHICKAHTHKVSHYCFECTQ; the protein is encoded by the exons ATGGTGGAGAGACATACTGTACAAGAAGTACTTGATCTAATCTTCCAAGATGAAGACAGTGATTTGGACGAGGATGTGTCAGAGCAAGAAGACCAATTAGAGGAAAACTCTGATTACAGTCACTctgatgatgacgacgacgatgatgatgatgatgatgatgatgccaatGATGAAGAAAATGAGCAGGCAGTGGGGGAGACAGTCATGTCGAAAAACAATGCCATCATTTGGTCCTCACTTCCTCATACAGTTGCAGGGAGGATGGCAGGGGAAAATGTCATTCGAATGACTCCAGGACCCACAAGACTGGCTATTTCCCAAGCATTTGGCATTCTGTCAACGTTCCAGCTCTTCCTTCCTGTAGCCATTGAAAGAATTGTCATTGAAATGACAAACAGGGAAGGGATCAAACGGTATGGTCAAGAGTGGAAGACCATAGATGTGACTCAGCTGCATGCCTACATAGGGCTTCTAATACTGGCTGGCATTTACAGGTCAAAGGGTGAGGCTGCTTCCAGTCTCTGGAATGCTGACACAGGAAGACCAATATTTCGTGCCACCATGTCCCTAGAGATGTTCCGTACCATATCAGCAGTCATCAGATTTGATAATCGAGAGACAAGACCTGTGCGACGTGTCACTGACAAACTGGCAGCAATCAGGGATGTCTGGGACAAGTGGGTAGAACGGCTACCTCTAATGTACAACCCTGGTCCTGAGGTGACAGTGGATGAAAGATTGGTTCCATTCAGAG GTCGCTGTCCTTTTCGGCAGTACATGCCTAGCAAGCCAGGGAAATATGGCATAAAGCTATGGGCAGCTTGTGATGCACGTTCCAGTTATGCTTGGAATATGCAAGTATATACTGGGAAGCCAGCTGGGGGAACCCCAGAGAGAAAACAGGGCAAGCGCGTTGTGCTAGAGATGACAGAAGGGCTAAGAGGACACAATGTGACATGTGACAACTTTTTCACCTCTTATGAGCTTGGTCAGGAGCTCCTAAAGAAGAAGATGACAATGGTTGGCACAGTGAGACGGAACAAACCTGAGCTACCCCCCACTCTGGTGACAACAAGAGGGAGAGAGGTATTTTCATCGAAGTTTGCTTTCACCCATGACACCACAGTTGTTTCATACATGCCAAAGAAGAACAAGAATGTCATCCTAATGAGCACATTGCACAAGGCTGCAGAGATCAGTACTCGGGAGGACAGAAAACCCACCATGATACTTGAATATAATGCCAACAAAGGTGGAGTGGACAATCTTGATAAAGTGACAGGCACATACAGCTGCAAGAGGAGGACTGCCCGCTGGCCTCTTGCTATATTTCACAATATCATTGACATATCCACCTACAACTCGTTTGTGATCTGGAGAGAGCTAAACCCTACCTGGAGGGCAAGCGTGAGGAACTGGAGGAGGCACTTTTTGGAGGAACTTGGAAAGGCTCTCGTGACTCCATGCATGCAAAAGCGGCAACACCTTCCTCGCACAGCAGCTTCTGCCGCACTGGTAAGAGCAGTACAGCCACCTCAGCCTGGCACTGGCACTGATGTCCCACATGAAGACAACAGAAGGGGACAGAAAAGAAAGAGGTGCAACTTCTGCCCACCAAAAAAACACTGCAAGACCGGGACAACCTGCTGCAAATGTAGGAAACACATATGCAAGGCCCACACACACAAGGTGTCACACTACTGCTTTGAATGCACACAGTAA